The proteins below are encoded in one region of Candidatus Thiodiazotropha sp. LNASS1:
- the yihA gene encoding ribosome biogenesis GTP-binding protein YihA/YsxC has product MSDEQRRVAHFQAQPEGLGLFFHPAALSFAHLARLNLAHSALLGKKTAPAESIGLVLTGPSSNAMNPYYHRAHFLKSAARLSQSPTDSGFEVAFAGRSNAGKSSALNALCGQKSLARTSKTPGRTQLLNFFSLDSDRRLVDLPGYGYAKVAESIKKEWQKTLAHYIEQRQCLRGMILLMDIRHPLTAFDLQMLQWNTYHGLPTHILLTKADKLKTGAAKNTLLKVKKELGDRPEISVQYFSALKKQGIDECHRVLDLWFELESDPNTHPSR; this is encoded by the coding sequence ATGAGTGACGAGCAACGCCGAGTGGCGCATTTTCAGGCACAACCCGAAGGGCTGGGGCTGTTTTTCCACCCAGCGGCGTTATCATTCGCTCATTTAGCACGGCTAAACCTCGCTCATTCTGCCTTGCTGGGTAAAAAAACAGCTCCAGCAGAGTCGATTGGATTAGTGTTAACAGGCCCTAGTAGCAATGCCATGAATCCCTATTATCACCGGGCCCATTTCCTGAAAAGTGCGGCCCGACTTTCCCAATCCCCGACAGACAGCGGTTTCGAGGTGGCTTTTGCCGGACGCTCCAATGCCGGAAAATCCAGTGCCCTGAACGCCTTATGCGGACAGAAATCTCTGGCACGAACCAGTAAAACACCGGGCAGGACCCAACTTCTGAATTTCTTCTCTTTGGACAGCGACCGTCGCCTGGTAGACCTGCCGGGCTATGGCTATGCCAAGGTCGCGGAATCGATTAAAAAAGAGTGGCAAAAGACACTGGCACACTACATCGAACAACGGCAATGTCTCAGGGGCATGATTTTGTTGATGGATATCCGTCATCCGCTGACAGCATTCGATCTGCAGATGTTGCAATGGAATACCTACCATGGCCTACCGACACACATCCTCCTGACCAAGGCCGACAAACTCAAGACCGGCGCTGCCAAAAACACGCTGTTGAAGGTCAAAAAGGAACTCGGTGATCGCCCAGAGATCTCAGTCCAATACTTCTCCGCATTGAAAAAACAGGGCATTGACGAGTGTCACCGGGTGCTGGACCTATGGTTCGAACTGGAATCAGACCCAAACACCCATCCATCCCGTTGA
- the polA gene encoding DNA polymerase I, with protein MSKSSPFVLVDGSSYLFRAYHALPDLSNSHGEPTGAIVGVLNMLRRLISDFDPDYMVVVFDAPGGSFRNEIYPEYKANRPPMPDDLRGQIEPLHAIIRAMGLPMLVVPGVEADDVIGTLARQATEQGIETMISTGDKDMAQLVNEHVTLINTMSETTTDMAGVMDKFGVRPDQIIDYLALVGDTVDNIPGVPKCGPKTAAKWLNTYGTLDNLITHADEIKGKIGENLRASLAQLPLSRELATIKLDVSLEMGPTDYQPVERDSAELRRHYQWMGSNRLLSTLDDVETDEQQQAAEQTSVNYETVLSEPALKRWIAQLEAHGLFAFDTETTSLDYMQAELVGLSFAVCPGEAAYVPVGHDYPGAPKQLSRELVLTHLKPLLENPKLKKVGQNLKYDMSVLARYGVDMQGIAYDTMLESYVLDSTATRHDMDSMAKRYLQHETIHFETIAGKGKKQLTFNQIDLELAAPYAAEDADITLRLHDYFRPKFESEPLLTSLLTELEVALIPVLSRMERTGVAIDSSMLRKQSDELAKSMHQLEQKAYSLAGHSFNLGSPKQIGEVFFSELELPVIAKTPKGAPSTAESVLVELAERGHELPAVILEHRGLSKLKSTYTDKLPEMVNPQTGRVHTSYHQAVAATGRLSSTDPNLQNIPVRSEAGRRIRRAFVAQPGWKMLAADYSQIELRIMAHLSGDEGLLRAFSEGKDIHRATAAEVFDEPLDRVTAEQRRSAKAINFGLIYGMSAFGLARQLGIERNAAQAYVDLYFKRYPGVQAFMDRTRELAHDQGYVETLFGRRLYLPDINAKNHQRRTAAERTAINAPMQGSAADIIKRAMLAVDAWIEASTPPARLLMQVHDELVLEVEESYVIEAKDIIANYMEMAASLAVPLLVDVGVGDNWDQAH; from the coding sequence ATGTCTAAATCATCCCCATTTGTCCTGGTCGATGGCTCCTCCTACCTGTTTCGCGCCTATCATGCCCTGCCCGACCTCAGTAACTCACATGGTGAACCAACAGGTGCGATTGTCGGCGTACTGAACATGCTGCGTCGGTTGATCAGCGATTTCGATCCTGACTACATGGTGGTCGTATTCGATGCCCCCGGCGGCAGTTTCAGAAATGAGATTTATCCGGAGTATAAGGCCAATCGCCCCCCTATGCCGGACGATCTGCGCGGCCAGATTGAGCCTCTGCATGCGATCATTCGGGCGATGGGCTTGCCGATGCTGGTCGTACCCGGGGTCGAGGCGGACGATGTGATCGGCACCTTGGCGCGACAGGCCACGGAACAGGGCATAGAGACTATGATTTCCACGGGTGACAAGGATATGGCACAGCTGGTGAATGAACACGTCACGCTGATCAACACCATGTCAGAGACCACCACCGATATGGCGGGGGTGATGGACAAGTTCGGTGTCAGGCCCGACCAGATTATTGACTACCTGGCCCTGGTGGGTGACACGGTCGATAATATACCGGGTGTTCCGAAGTGTGGTCCTAAAACCGCGGCAAAGTGGCTGAATACCTACGGCACCCTGGATAATCTGATCACTCATGCGGATGAGATCAAGGGTAAGATCGGCGAGAATCTGCGCGCCAGTCTGGCTCAACTGCCGCTCTCCCGTGAACTGGCAACCATAAAGCTCGACGTCAGCCTTGAAATGGGCCCAACTGATTACCAGCCGGTTGAGCGGGACAGTGCTGAATTACGGCGTCACTATCAATGGATGGGATCGAACCGCCTGCTCTCAACCCTGGATGACGTGGAAACGGATGAGCAACAGCAGGCAGCGGAACAAACCTCTGTAAACTACGAGACAGTGTTGAGTGAGCCGGCGTTGAAAAGATGGATCGCGCAGCTGGAGGCCCATGGCTTGTTCGCCTTCGATACGGAAACCACCAGTCTCGACTATATGCAGGCCGAACTGGTTGGGCTCTCATTTGCGGTATGCCCTGGCGAGGCAGCGTATGTCCCTGTCGGCCACGACTATCCGGGTGCGCCAAAGCAGCTGTCACGTGAGTTAGTGCTTACTCACTTGAAGCCGCTTTTAGAGAATCCAAAGCTGAAAAAGGTCGGTCAAAATCTGAAATACGATATGAGTGTATTGGCCCGTTACGGCGTCGATATGCAAGGTATTGCGTATGACACCATGCTCGAATCCTACGTGCTTGATTCCACGGCTACACGGCATGACATGGACTCCATGGCCAAGCGCTATCTGCAACATGAGACAATCCACTTTGAGACGATAGCCGGCAAAGGCAAGAAGCAGTTGACCTTTAATCAAATTGATCTGGAGTTAGCCGCCCCATATGCGGCTGAAGATGCGGATATTACCCTTCGCCTGCATGATTATTTCAGGCCGAAATTTGAAAGTGAGCCTTTACTAACATCATTGTTGACGGAACTTGAGGTGGCGTTGATTCCGGTGTTATCGAGGATGGAGCGAACCGGTGTGGCTATCGACAGCAGTATGTTGCGCAAGCAGAGCGATGAGTTGGCAAAGAGCATGCACCAACTCGAACAGAAGGCCTATTCCCTTGCCGGCCACAGTTTCAATTTGGGTTCACCGAAGCAGATTGGGGAGGTCTTCTTCAGCGAACTGGAACTCCCGGTGATTGCAAAGACACCCAAGGGGGCACCCTCAACGGCGGAATCGGTGTTGGTCGAATTGGCGGAACGGGGGCATGAGCTGCCGGCTGTGATTCTTGAGCATCGTGGTCTCTCCAAGCTCAAGTCGACCTATACGGACAAACTGCCTGAGATGGTCAATCCGCAGACCGGCCGTGTCCACACCTCATACCATCAGGCGGTGGCCGCAACGGGACGACTCTCCTCCACCGACCCAAATCTGCAGAATATTCCAGTACGCTCAGAGGCGGGCAGGCGCATTCGCCGGGCATTTGTAGCGCAACCGGGCTGGAAGATGCTGGCAGCGGACTACTCCCAGATAGAGTTGAGGATCATGGCCCATCTGTCAGGGGATGAAGGGCTTCTACGGGCATTTTCCGAAGGCAAGGATATCCATCGGGCTACTGCGGCGGAGGTTTTCGACGAGCCGCTGGATCGTGTGACTGCGGAGCAGCGGCGCTCTGCCAAGGCGATCAACTTCGGTTTGATCTACGGCATGTCCGCATTTGGTCTGGCGCGTCAGTTGGGCATTGAGAGAAACGCAGCCCAGGCCTATGTGGATCTCTATTTCAAACGCTACCCCGGAGTGCAGGCATTCATGGATCGGACGCGGGAACTGGCCCATGATCAGGGTTATGTCGAGACCCTTTTCGGCCGCCGGCTTTACCTGCCTGATATCAACGCGAAAAATCATCAACGCAGGACGGCGGCGGAGCGTACGGCGATCAATGCACCGATGCAGGGGAGTGCGGCTGATATCATCAAACGCGCCATGTTGGCTGTAGACGCTTGGATAGAGGCCAGCACGCCGCCCGCGCGACTTCTTATGCAGGTTCATGATGAACTGGTGCTGGAGGTCGAGGAATCCTATGTCATTGAAGCAAAGGACATTATTGCGAATTATATGGAGATGGCGGCCAGTTTGGCAGTGCCCTTGCTGGTGGATGTGGGGGTCGGCGACAACTGGGATCAAGCGCATTGA
- a CDS encoding TusE/DsrC/DsvC family sulfur relay protein has product MPEMNPMAVENSNTPEGFDEWTEEQAIALASEENIELTDAHWEMIHFLRHHCEEHGTTCSARLVLKAMTTQVKDRGGKRYLYTLFPRGPVVQACKIAGIPLPPYSLDLSFGSVH; this is encoded by the coding sequence ATGCCCGAAATGAACCCAATGGCTGTCGAGAACAGCAACACACCGGAAGGTTTCGATGAGTGGACCGAAGAGCAGGCGATTGCCCTGGCTTCGGAAGAAAACATCGAGTTAACTGATGCGCATTGGGAGATGATCCATTTCCTGCGCCACCACTGCGAAGAGCATGGCACCACCTGCAGCGCCAGACTGGTGCTTAAGGCGATGACAACACAAGTCAAGGATCGAGGCGGCAAAAGATATCTCTATACGCTCTTTCCAAGGGGCCCGGTAGTCCAAGCGTGTAAGATTGCCGGTATTCCACTGCCACCCTACTCATTGGACCTTTCCTTCGGCAGTGTACACTGA
- a CDS encoding diguanylate cyclase codes for MLNSHCFRLDAADEANEWHTQATELLIRYNIPITPVCYHVAYEYATQRHGELTRIVDAQLNKTGHLDSHFLFHLFESFCLEGAENDKLDDHLADLHNLLFKVLEGVTNNCSQTDLFSETLLNQSHALDANPSLEDLRGIAQTLMQATAQAMQNNRMLQDHLESAEEQSLSLQSEVKKLRDEISTDALTGLFNRRALNKRMLELVEAHNGASTPFSILMLDIDHFKQFNDNFGHVIGDEVIRRVGLIMRDQLRDVDFPARYGGEEFTVLLPETDITDAMNVAETIHQSVAKLILIKRSTKEKLPSVTVSVGAASYRRGDSPETLLERADQALYQAKEGGRNRIVSEAEITYM; via the coding sequence ATGCTCAATTCACACTGCTTCAGATTGGATGCAGCGGATGAGGCCAATGAATGGCATACCCAGGCAACGGAACTGCTGATTCGTTACAACATTCCCATTACACCTGTTTGTTATCATGTTGCCTATGAGTATGCCACTCAGCGTCATGGCGAATTAACACGAATAGTCGATGCCCAGCTGAACAAAACCGGCCATCTGGACAGCCACTTTCTGTTTCATTTGTTTGAAAGTTTCTGCCTCGAGGGGGCTGAAAACGACAAACTGGACGATCACCTGGCTGACCTGCACAATCTACTATTCAAGGTTCTCGAAGGGGTGACAAACAACTGTAGCCAAACCGATCTCTTCAGCGAGACCTTGCTGAATCAGAGCCATGCCTTGGATGCCAATCCCAGTCTCGAAGATCTGCGCGGCATAGCACAAACCTTGATGCAGGCAACCGCGCAAGCCATGCAAAACAATCGCATGTTGCAAGATCACCTTGAGTCGGCCGAAGAGCAGAGTCTGTCACTGCAATCCGAAGTGAAAAAGCTACGCGATGAGATATCCACTGACGCGCTGACAGGATTGTTCAATCGGCGTGCGCTCAACAAACGTATGCTCGAACTGGTCGAGGCGCACAACGGTGCATCCACCCCTTTTTCCATTCTGATGCTCGATATTGACCATTTCAAACAGTTCAATGACAACTTCGGTCATGTGATCGGGGATGAAGTTATCCGTCGTGTCGGACTGATCATGAGAGACCAGTTGCGGGATGTGGACTTTCCCGCGCGCTATGGTGGAGAGGAGTTCACCGTGCTTCTGCCGGAAACGGATATCACCGATGCAATGAATGTCGCTGAAACGATCCACCAGTCGGTTGCGAAGCTGATACTGATTAAAAGAAGCACAAAAGAGAAACTGCCATCGGTTACGGTTTCGGTGGGCGCTGCCAGCTATCGCCGGGGAGACAGTCCCGAAACCCTGCTCGAACGTGCTGATCAGGCCCTCTATCAGGCCAAAGAGGGGGGGAGAAACCGGATAGTCAGCGAAGCGGAAATCACCTATATGTGA
- a CDS encoding ammonium transporter, with the protein MEAITQLSYALDTFYFLVSGALVMWMAAGFAMLEAGLVRAKNTAEILTKNVALFAIACIMYMLMGYNIMYPGDGNGYFPALDLSFMFGGDNSVEDVLASNGETYYSGMSDFFFQVVFVATAMSIVSGAVAERMKLWAFLLFAVVMTGVIYPLQGYWKWGGGFLDAAGFSDFAGSGVVHLCGAAAALAGVILLGARKGKYTADGRVNAIPGANLPLATLGTFILWLGWFGFNGGSELKISDIGEANAVAAVFVNTNAAAAGGVVAALLTARALFGKADLTMALNGALAGLVAITAEPLTPVPLEATLIGAVGGLLVVFSIITMDKIKIDDPVGAISVHGVVGMWGLIAVPLTNSDASIGPQLLGLGVIFAWTFVASLVVWLILKVVMGIRVSEEEEYEGVDLGECGLEAYPEFTGNRGSGL; encoded by the coding sequence GTGGAAGCGATTACACAACTCAGTTACGCACTGGATACCTTCTACTTTCTGGTATCCGGCGCGCTTGTCATGTGGATGGCGGCTGGTTTCGCCATGCTCGAGGCCGGTTTGGTGCGAGCCAAGAATACCGCTGAAATCCTGACCAAAAACGTCGCCCTGTTCGCCATCGCCTGCATCATGTATATGTTGATGGGCTACAACATTATGTATCCGGGAGACGGCAATGGCTATTTTCCGGCGCTTGACCTGAGCTTTATGTTCGGTGGCGACAACAGTGTCGAAGATGTGCTGGCCAGCAATGGCGAGACCTACTATTCCGGTATGTCTGATTTCTTCTTCCAGGTGGTCTTCGTCGCCACCGCCATGTCCATCGTTTCCGGTGCCGTGGCCGAGCGGATGAAGCTCTGGGCCTTCCTGCTGTTTGCCGTGGTAATGACCGGTGTCATCTATCCGCTGCAGGGTTACTGGAAATGGGGTGGCGGGTTCCTGGACGCTGCCGGTTTCAGCGATTTTGCCGGCTCCGGTGTGGTACACCTCTGTGGCGCCGCAGCAGCCCTGGCTGGCGTCATTCTGCTGGGAGCCCGTAAAGGCAAGTACACTGCCGATGGCCGAGTCAATGCCATACCCGGTGCCAACCTGCCATTGGCCACGTTGGGTACATTCATCCTGTGGCTGGGCTGGTTTGGCTTCAATGGTGGTTCCGAGCTGAAAATCTCCGATATCGGCGAAGCCAATGCTGTCGCCGCAGTTTTCGTCAACACCAATGCAGCCGCAGCCGGCGGTGTAGTGGCGGCGCTGCTTACCGCGCGTGCGCTGTTTGGTAAAGCGGATCTGACCATGGCACTCAACGGTGCGTTGGCAGGTCTCGTGGCAATCACTGCCGAGCCGTTGACACCGGTTCCTTTGGAAGCAACCCTGATCGGCGCTGTTGGCGGCCTGCTTGTGGTCTTCTCCATCATCACAATGGACAAGATCAAGATCGACGACCCGGTGGGCGCTATATCGGTGCATGGCGTGGTCGGCATGTGGGGCTTGATTGCGGTTCCTCTGACCAATAGCGATGCCTCAATCGGACCGCAGTTACTCGGTTTGGGAGTAATCTTTGCCTGGACGTTCGTCGCCAGCCTCGTGGTATGGCTGATCCTTAAGGTTGTGATGGGTATCAGGGTCAGCGAAGAGGAAGAGTACGAAGGTGTCGATCTCGGCGAGTGTGGACTGGAGGCCTATCCTGAGTTCACCGGAAACCGGGGTTCAGGCTTGTAA
- a CDS encoding P-II family nitrogen regulator, with protein sequence MKMVSAIIKPFKLDDVREALSEVGVAGITVTEVKGFGRQKGHTELYRGAEYVVDFLPKIKVEIAVDDDIVDQVVEAISNAAKTGKIGDGKIFVTDVEQVVRVRTGETGPEAL encoded by the coding sequence ATGAAAATGGTTTCAGCAATCATTAAGCCGTTCAAGCTTGATGATGTCCGCGAAGCTTTGTCGGAAGTGGGTGTGGCAGGTATCACGGTCACCGAAGTCAAGGGTTTTGGGCGTCAGAAGGGACACACCGAACTCTACCGCGGTGCGGAGTACGTGGTCGATTTCCTACCCAAGATCAAGGTCGAGATCGCCGTCGATGACGACATTGTCGATCAGGTTGTGGAAGCGATCTCCAATGCCGCCAAGACCGGCAAGATCGGTGACGGCAAGATCTTCGTCACTGACGTGGAACAGGTCGTTCGTGTGCGTACCGGTGAAACCGGTCCCGAAGCGCTGTAA
- a CDS encoding TorF family putative porin has translation MKMNRLAQACGVALLGLSSIAAAEVSTNIGVTSNYIWRGLTQTGNSTALSGGFDWSGESGLYAGTWLSEAWDDYELDLYGGYAGEVGDFGYDVGLIHYAYSSDAESDFTELAVSGSWQFLTAGLNYVFSAEDAVEVIEEDLYYYLGASFDLPQDFSIGLTVGFVEPDGDGDDDLEDYTHYQVDLTKATGDFGDVTLSVSDTDLDDTDAAGEDSDMRFFISWSKGF, from the coding sequence ATGAAGATGAACCGTCTTGCCCAGGCCTGTGGCGTTGCGCTGTTAGGGCTATCGTCCATCGCTGCGGCGGAAGTCAGCACCAATATCGGTGTTACCAGTAACTACATCTGGCGTGGTTTGACCCAGACAGGCAACAGCACCGCATTGTCCGGTGGTTTCGATTGGTCTGGCGAGTCGGGTCTCTATGCAGGTACCTGGCTGTCGGAGGCCTGGGACGATTATGAGCTCGACCTGTATGGCGGTTACGCCGGCGAGGTGGGTGACTTCGGCTATGATGTCGGCCTGATCCATTACGCCTATTCAAGCGACGCGGAATCTGATTTCACCGAGCTTGCCGTGAGTGGCAGCTGGCAGTTTCTCACTGCCGGTCTCAACTATGTCTTCTCTGCAGAGGATGCTGTCGAGGTTATCGAAGAGGATCTCTACTACTACCTGGGCGCCAGCTTTGACCTGCCGCAGGACTTCTCCATCGGCCTGACGGTCGGTTTCGTCGAACCGGACGGCGATGGCGATGATGATTTAGAGGACTACACCCATTATCAGGTCGACCTGACCAAGGCCACCGGTGATTTCGGCGACGTTACCCTGAGCGTCTCCGATACCGACCTCGATGATACGGACGCTGCCGGTGAAGATTCCGATATGCGGTTCTTCATCTCTTGGAGCAAAGGCTTCTAA
- a CDS encoding ubiquinone biosynthesis accessory factor UbiK, translating into MIDPKLIDELTTRLSATMPSGIQALQADVAKNIRATLESGLARLDLVTREEFEVQQAVLARTREKLERLEIQIKELEDKTG; encoded by the coding sequence ATGATTGATCCGAAACTTATCGATGAATTGACGACCCGGCTCTCCGCGACAATGCCCAGCGGTATCCAGGCATTACAGGCCGATGTGGCAAAAAATATACGCGCCACCCTGGAGTCCGGACTTGCCAGGCTCGACCTGGTGACCCGCGAGGAGTTTGAGGTTCAGCAGGCGGTTCTGGCACGTACACGTGAGAAGCTTGAGCGGCTGGAGATACAGATCAAGGAGCTGGAGGATAAAACCGGCTAG
- a CDS encoding YifB family Mg chelatase-like AAA ATPase, with product MSLAILYSRAQEGVQAPLVTVEVHLSNGLPGLSIVGLPEMAVRESKDRVRGALINSQFEFPARRITINLAPADLPKEGGRFDLPIALGILAASNQLSMDPLSHYEFSGELALSGELRPISGILPAALTARDAGRSLILPQQNADEAGLVNGLQCYPASHLLEVCSHLNSVNPLAQYKSTHNIEESEKSRLDMADVYGQSHARRALEISAAGAHSLLYIGPPGTGKSMLASRLPGILPPMSEEEALESAAIHSVANNRAFQPAQWRQRPFRAPHHTASAAALVGGGSNPKPGEISLAHRGVLFLDELPEFDRHTLEVLREPLENGRITISRANRQVDYPSRFQLIAAMNPCPCGHLGDGSNRCHCTLDRITRYRNRISGPLIDRIDMHVEVPRQPLQLDHQALQKREESSETIRRRVITARDLQLQRQGRTNQALQGLDIVKFARPDKEGNALLHRAIEKLGLSMRAYHRILKVARTIADLEASPKVETAHISEAIGYRRLDRP from the coding sequence ATGTCACTCGCTATTCTCTATTCCCGCGCCCAAGAGGGCGTACAAGCACCCCTGGTCACCGTCGAGGTCCACCTCTCCAACGGCCTTCCGGGCCTCTCCATCGTCGGCTTGCCCGAAATGGCTGTGCGTGAGAGTAAAGACCGGGTCAGAGGGGCACTGATCAACAGCCAGTTTGAGTTTCCCGCCCGGCGCATCACCATCAATTTGGCGCCTGCCGATCTGCCGAAAGAGGGGGGGCGATTCGACCTGCCCATTGCCCTCGGCATCCTGGCCGCCTCGAATCAATTGTCGATGGACCCTTTGAGCCACTATGAGTTCAGCGGCGAGCTTGCCCTGTCCGGCGAACTGCGCCCGATCAGCGGCATACTGCCTGCAGCGCTCACCGCCCGTGATGCCGGGCGTTCCCTGATCCTGCCGCAACAGAATGCCGATGAGGCGGGACTGGTCAACGGACTCCAGTGCTATCCGGCCAGCCACCTCCTCGAAGTCTGTTCACACCTCAACAGTGTCAACCCGTTAGCGCAATACAAAAGCACGCACAATATCGAGGAAAGTGAAAAGAGCCGGCTCGATATGGCCGATGTCTATGGACAGAGTCATGCCCGACGCGCCCTGGAGATCAGCGCCGCCGGCGCCCACTCGCTGCTCTATATCGGTCCGCCCGGCACCGGCAAATCGATGCTCGCCTCCCGCCTGCCCGGAATCCTGCCACCGATGAGCGAGGAGGAGGCGCTGGAGTCCGCAGCCATTCACTCGGTGGCTAACAACAGGGCTTTCCAACCCGCCCAGTGGCGTCAAAGACCCTTCCGCGCCCCCCATCACACCGCCTCGGCGGCGGCCCTGGTCGGCGGCGGCAGTAATCCGAAACCCGGCGAAATCTCCTTGGCGCACCGCGGCGTGCTGTTCCTTGACGAACTCCCCGAATTCGATCGGCATACCCTGGAGGTGTTGCGCGAACCCCTGGAAAACGGCCGCATCACCATCTCCCGCGCCAACCGCCAGGTCGACTACCCGTCAAGGTTTCAGCTGATCGCGGCGATGAACCCCTGTCCTTGCGGCCACCTGGGGGACGGCAGCAACCGCTGTCACTGTACTCTCGACCGCATCACCCGCTACCGCAATCGTATCTCCGGTCCCTTGATCGACCGTATAGACATGCACGTGGAAGTGCCGAGACAGCCTCTGCAGCTCGATCACCAGGCATTGCAGAAAAGAGAGGAGTCGAGCGAAACCATCCGCCGCCGGGTCATCACGGCACGTGATTTACAACTCCAGCGGCAGGGCCGCACCAATCAGGCCCTGCAGGGATTGGACATCGTGAAGTTCGCCAGGCCGGACAAGGAGGGTAATGCACTGCTGCACCGGGCAATCGAAAAACTTGGCCTGTCGATGCGCGCCTATCACCGGATTTTAAAGGTGGCGCGCACCATCGCCGACTTGGAGGCAAGCCCGAAGGTGGAGACTGCGCATATCAGCGAGGCGATTGGGTATCGACGCTTGGACAGACCTTAA
- a CDS encoding DUF1778 domain-containing protein — protein sequence MTTSRIDMRIDNEIKAAAEKAAALLGTKSLTEYIVRLIEKDARRVISEHESIVVKDDLFDRFMSACEATEGANQKLRDARDYAEERGTR from the coding sequence ATGACCACATCACGCATTGATATGCGCATTGATAACGAGATCAAGGCGGCGGCAGAGAAGGCGGCAGCGCTTCTGGGAACGAAGAGCCTGACGGAGTATATCGTGCGCCTGATCGAAAAGGACGCGCGCCGCGTCATTAGCGAGCATGAATCCATCGTTGTCAAGGACGATCTGTTCGACCGTTTTATGAGTGCCTGTGAGGCCACCGAAGGGGCCAACCAGAAACTGCGCGACGCAAGGGATTATGCGGAAGAGCGCGGTACCAGGTGA
- a CDS encoding GNAT family N-acetyltransferase: protein MTPETRFVELEKTRHDRASFDCGILELNKFIRQSAARHREAGVSMTMVLPAKSPKNEKARICAFYTLSHTQIERETLPPALAKKLPRYPVPVLLVAQLAVHIETQGQGLGKVMLIRALRHCLEINAHLPSNAVVVDALEEGVQGFYEQYGFRELDRHNGHIRLYLPMKTVAALFS, encoded by the coding sequence GTGACCCCGGAAACACGATTCGTCGAACTTGAAAAAACAAGGCATGATCGCGCCTCGTTCGACTGCGGCATACTAGAACTAAACAAATTTATTCGTCAATCTGCCGCCCGACACCGGGAAGCCGGGGTCAGCATGACCATGGTCTTGCCTGCCAAATCTCCCAAGAATGAGAAGGCACGTATCTGCGCTTTTTACACGCTATCCCATACCCAGATTGAGCGGGAGACGCTTCCCCCAGCTTTGGCCAAGAAACTGCCCCGATACCCCGTACCGGTGTTGCTTGTTGCACAACTGGCCGTGCACATAGAGACGCAAGGACAGGGGCTTGGCAAGGTGATGCTAATCCGGGCGCTGCGGCATTGCCTTGAGATCAATGCGCACTTGCCATCAAACGCCGTCGTCGTGGACGCGCTGGAAGAGGGTGTACAGGGGTTTTATGAACAATACGGGTTTCGTGAACTGGACCGGCACAATGGCCATATCCGACTCTATCTGCCAATGAAAACGGTGGCAGCGCTGTTTTCGTAG
- a CDS encoding DJ-1 family glyoxalase III gives MARVLVPLAEGCEELEAITITDLLTRAGIEVVTAGLKTGPVKASRGITLVPDTTLDAVMDQAFDMMVLPGGLPGADNLDADPRIHEMLKRLNQQGKFTAAICAAPKVLAGAGLLHGRRATSYPGVLDNMDLPQVDVQLERVVSDDRVITSRGPGTAMDFALELIEQLSGRETRDQVEQGLVR, from the coding sequence ATGGCACGCGTACTCGTCCCCCTCGCCGAAGGATGCGAAGAACTCGAAGCAATCACCATCACAGATCTACTGACAAGGGCCGGTATCGAGGTGGTTACCGCCGGCCTGAAAACCGGGCCGGTAAAGGCCTCGAGAGGAATCACCCTGGTACCGGATACCACCCTCGATGCCGTCATGGATCAGGCGTTCGATATGATGGTCCTACCCGGCGGTCTGCCCGGCGCCGACAATCTCGATGCGGATCCCCGCATCCATGAGATGCTGAAACGCCTCAATCAACAGGGTAAATTCACTGCCGCAATCTGTGCCGCACCCAAGGTACTGGCCGGCGCAGGCCTGTTGCATGGACGGCGAGCAACCAGCTATCCGGGGGTGTTGGACAATATGGATCTGCCCCAGGTCGATGTGCAGCTTGAGCGCGTCGTCAGCGACGACCGGGTAATCACCTCCCGGGGGCCGGGCACGGCGATGGATTTTGCCCTGGAGCTGATCGAGCAACTGAGTGGTAGGGAAACGAGAGACCAGGTCGAGCAGGGGCTGGTGCGTTAA